The following proteins are co-located in the Eubalaena glacialis isolate mEubGla1 chromosome 14, mEubGla1.1.hap2.+ XY, whole genome shotgun sequence genome:
- the SH2D6 gene encoding SH2 domain-containing protein 6 isoform X2: MTAGTKDLRKDKLSRSKARLGPPLPPPRCADSPAWRKDDPCPSPLSAPGTWRRRHPLPEAQEEEEEEEDKYELPPCKALLRHLAPAHLPGTEEDSLYLDHSGPLSPPMLPPPPPPPPPQPQPEVMNNLPTCPTPGYHLPPKAAWSPPEATKQSWPFGRRELGAPDRAVPGPGKQPEEDIYLDCEPSPVPALPHTLSSPVLRPPVPLPRTSVGPRPTTAPHEARNGASNATSKGSAPNQEAPNLYLKITPHLEVTRGLAGRRASLCSVAATQNASAAEEGDLLGQPWYSGNCDRHAVESALLRRQKDGAYTVRPSSGPRGSQPFTLAVLLHGRVFNIPIRRLDGGRHYALGREGRNHEELFSSVAAMVQHYLQHPLPLVDRHSGSRQLTCLLFPTKP, from the exons ATGACAGCAGGCACAAAGGATTTAAGAAAA GACAAGCTCAGCAGGAGCAAGGCCAG GTTGGGGCCACCCCTTCCACCCCCAAGATGTGCAG ACTCCCCAGCTTGGAGAAAAGATGACCCCTGCCCATCTCCTCTGTCTGCCCCAGGGACCTGGAGACGCAGG catcccctcccagaagcccaggaggaggaggaagaagaggaggataaATATGAGCTGCCCCCCTGTAAGGCTCTGCTCCGCCACCTAGCCCCCGCCCACCTTCCTGGCACTGAGGAGGACTCTTTGTACTTGG ATCACTCTGGCCCCCTGAGCCCTCCCATGttaccaccaccaccgccaccaccgccacCGCAGCCCCAGCCGGAGGTGATGAACaacctccccacctgccccaccccaggctaCCATCTCCCA CCCAAGGCAGCGTGGAGCCCGCCGGAGGCCACAAAGCAGAGCTGGCCCTTTGGGAGGCGAG aGCTGGGTGCACCAGACCGGGCG GTGCCGGGCCCAGGAAAGCAGCCCGAGGAGGACATATACCTAGATTGTGAGCCCAGTCCAG TCCCGGCCTTGCCTCACACTCTGAGCTCCCCAGTCCTGAGGCCCCCAGTCCCTCTACCAAGGACATCAGTGGGGCCCAG GCCCACCACAGCCCCCCATGAAGCTCGGAAT GGAGCGTCGAATGCCACCTCTAAAG GGTCTGCACCAAATCAGGAAGCTCCCAACCTGTACCTTAAAATCACTCCTCACTTGGAGGTCACGCGTGGCCTAGCCG GAAGGAGAGCCTCTCTTTGCTCTGTAGCTGCCACCCAGAATGCCTCAGCTGCCGAg gaAGGCGATCTGCTGGGCCAGCCTTGGTACTCAGGGAACTGTGACCGCCACGCTGTTGAGAGTGCCCTGCTCCGACGCCAAAAG GACGGGGCCTACACCGTGCGCCCCAGCTCAGGCCCTCGTGGTTCTCAGCCCTTCACCCTGGCAGTACTTCTCCACGGCCGGGTCTTCAACATTCCCATCCGCCGGCTGGATGGCGGGCGCCACTACGCCCTGGGCCGGGAAGGCAGGAACCACGAGGAG CTCTTCTCCTCCGTGGCCGCCATGGTCCAGCACTACCTGCAGCACCCCCTACCGCTCGTGGACAGACACAGCGGCAGCCGGCAGCTCACCTGCCTGCTCTTCCCCACCAAGCCCTGA
- the SH2D6 gene encoding SH2 domain-containing protein 6 isoform X1 has translation MTAGTKDLRKDKLSRSKARLGPPLPPPRCAVSHPDSPAWRKDDPCPSPLSAPGTWRRRHPLPEAQEEEEEEEDKYELPPCKALLRHLAPAHLPGTEEDSLYLDHSGPLSPPMLPPPPPPPPPQPQPEVMNNLPTCPTPGYHLPPKAAWSPPEATKQSWPFGRRELGAPDRAVPGPGKQPEEDIYLDCEPSPVPALPHTLSSPVLRPPVPLPRTSVGPRPTTAPHEARNGASNATSKGSAPNQEAPNLYLKITPHLEVTRGLAGRRASLCSVAATQNASAAEEGDLLGQPWYSGNCDRHAVESALLRRQKDGAYTVRPSSGPRGSQPFTLAVLLHGRVFNIPIRRLDGGRHYALGREGRNHEELFSSVAAMVQHYLQHPLPLVDRHSGSRQLTCLLFPTKP, from the exons ATGACAGCAGGCACAAAGGATTTAAGAAAA GACAAGCTCAGCAGGAGCAAGGCCAG GTTGGGGCCACCCCTTCCACCCCCAAGATGTGCAG TCTCCCATCCAGACTCCCCAGCTTGGAGAAAAGATGACCCCTGCCCATCTCCTCTGTCTGCCCCAGGGACCTGGAGACGCAGG catcccctcccagaagcccaggaggaggaggaagaagaggaggataaATATGAGCTGCCCCCCTGTAAGGCTCTGCTCCGCCACCTAGCCCCCGCCCACCTTCCTGGCACTGAGGAGGACTCTTTGTACTTGG ATCACTCTGGCCCCCTGAGCCCTCCCATGttaccaccaccaccgccaccaccgccacCGCAGCCCCAGCCGGAGGTGATGAACaacctccccacctgccccaccccaggctaCCATCTCCCA CCCAAGGCAGCGTGGAGCCCGCCGGAGGCCACAAAGCAGAGCTGGCCCTTTGGGAGGCGAG aGCTGGGTGCACCAGACCGGGCG GTGCCGGGCCCAGGAAAGCAGCCCGAGGAGGACATATACCTAGATTGTGAGCCCAGTCCAG TCCCGGCCTTGCCTCACACTCTGAGCTCCCCAGTCCTGAGGCCCCCAGTCCCTCTACCAAGGACATCAGTGGGGCCCAG GCCCACCACAGCCCCCCATGAAGCTCGGAAT GGAGCGTCGAATGCCACCTCTAAAG GGTCTGCACCAAATCAGGAAGCTCCCAACCTGTACCTTAAAATCACTCCTCACTTGGAGGTCACGCGTGGCCTAGCCG GAAGGAGAGCCTCTCTTTGCTCTGTAGCTGCCACCCAGAATGCCTCAGCTGCCGAg gaAGGCGATCTGCTGGGCCAGCCTTGGTACTCAGGGAACTGTGACCGCCACGCTGTTGAGAGTGCCCTGCTCCGACGCCAAAAG GACGGGGCCTACACCGTGCGCCCCAGCTCAGGCCCTCGTGGTTCTCAGCCCTTCACCCTGGCAGTACTTCTCCACGGCCGGGTCTTCAACATTCCCATCCGCCGGCTGGATGGCGGGCGCCACTACGCCCTGGGCCGGGAAGGCAGGAACCACGAGGAG CTCTTCTCCTCCGTGGCCGCCATGGTCCAGCACTACCTGCAGCACCCCCTACCGCTCGTGGACAGACACAGCGGCAGCCGGCAGCTCACCTGCCTGCTCTTCCCCACCAAGCCCTGA
- the SH2D6 gene encoding SH2 domain-containing protein 6 isoform X4, which translates to MTAGTKDLRKDKLSRSKARLGPPLPPPRCAGTWRRRHPLPEAQEEEEEEEDKYELPPCKALLRHLAPAHLPGTEEDSLYLDHSGPLSPPMLPPPPPPPPPQPQPEVMNNLPTCPTPGYHLPPKAAWSPPEATKQSWPFGRRELGAPDRAVPGPGKQPEEDIYLDCEPSPVPALPHTLSSPVLRPPVPLPRTSVGPRPTTAPHEARNGASNATSKGSAPNQEAPNLYLKITPHLEVTRGLAGRRASLCSVAATQNASAAEEGDLLGQPWYSGNCDRHAVESALLRRQKDGAYTVRPSSGPRGSQPFTLAVLLHGRVFNIPIRRLDGGRHYALGREGRNHEELFSSVAAMVQHYLQHPLPLVDRHSGSRQLTCLLFPTKP; encoded by the exons ATGACAGCAGGCACAAAGGATTTAAGAAAA GACAAGCTCAGCAGGAGCAAGGCCAG GTTGGGGCCACCCCTTCCACCCCCAAGATGTGCAG GGACCTGGAGACGCAGG catcccctcccagaagcccaggaggaggaggaagaagaggaggataaATATGAGCTGCCCCCCTGTAAGGCTCTGCTCCGCCACCTAGCCCCCGCCCACCTTCCTGGCACTGAGGAGGACTCTTTGTACTTGG ATCACTCTGGCCCCCTGAGCCCTCCCATGttaccaccaccaccgccaccaccgccacCGCAGCCCCAGCCGGAGGTGATGAACaacctccccacctgccccaccccaggctaCCATCTCCCA CCCAAGGCAGCGTGGAGCCCGCCGGAGGCCACAAAGCAGAGCTGGCCCTTTGGGAGGCGAG aGCTGGGTGCACCAGACCGGGCG GTGCCGGGCCCAGGAAAGCAGCCCGAGGAGGACATATACCTAGATTGTGAGCCCAGTCCAG TCCCGGCCTTGCCTCACACTCTGAGCTCCCCAGTCCTGAGGCCCCCAGTCCCTCTACCAAGGACATCAGTGGGGCCCAG GCCCACCACAGCCCCCCATGAAGCTCGGAAT GGAGCGTCGAATGCCACCTCTAAAG GGTCTGCACCAAATCAGGAAGCTCCCAACCTGTACCTTAAAATCACTCCTCACTTGGAGGTCACGCGTGGCCTAGCCG GAAGGAGAGCCTCTCTTTGCTCTGTAGCTGCCACCCAGAATGCCTCAGCTGCCGAg gaAGGCGATCTGCTGGGCCAGCCTTGGTACTCAGGGAACTGTGACCGCCACGCTGTTGAGAGTGCCCTGCTCCGACGCCAAAAG GACGGGGCCTACACCGTGCGCCCCAGCTCAGGCCCTCGTGGTTCTCAGCCCTTCACCCTGGCAGTACTTCTCCACGGCCGGGTCTTCAACATTCCCATCCGCCGGCTGGATGGCGGGCGCCACTACGCCCTGGGCCGGGAAGGCAGGAACCACGAGGAG CTCTTCTCCTCCGTGGCCGCCATGGTCCAGCACTACCTGCAGCACCCCCTACCGCTCGTGGACAGACACAGCGGCAGCCGGCAGCTCACCTGCCTGCTCTTCCCCACCAAGCCCTGA
- the CAPG gene encoding macrophage-capping protein yields MYSAIPQSGSPFPASVQDPGLHVWRVEKLKLVSVAPENQGIFFSGDSYLVLHNGPEELSNLHLWIGQQSSRDEQGACAVLAVHLNTLLGERPVQHREVQGNESDLFMSYFPRGLKYQEGGVESAFHKTSPGATPAAIKKLYQVKGKKNIRATERALSWDSFNTGDCFILDLGQNIFVWCGAKSNILERNKARDLALAIRDSERQGKAQVEIVTDGEEPADMIQVLGPKPALKEGDPEEDLTADRTNAQAAALYKVSDATGQMSLTKVADSSPFALEMLIPDDCFVLDNGLCSKIYIWKGRKANEKERQAALQVAEDFIARMRYAPNTQVEILPQGRESPIFKQFFKDWK; encoded by the exons ATGTACTCAGCCATCCCCCAGAG TGGCTCTCCGTTCCCAGCCTCGGTGCAGGATCCCGGCCTGCACGTATGGCGGGTGGAGAAGCTGAAGCTGGTGTCCGTGGCCCCTGAGAACCAGGGCATCTTCTTCTCGGGAGACTCCTACCTAGTGCTGCACAATGGCCCGGAAGAGCTCTCCAACCTGCACCTGTGGATAG GCCAGCAGTCGTCCCGGGATGAGCAGGGGGCCTGCGCCGTGCTGGCCGTGCACCTCAACACCCTGCTTGGGGAGCGACCTGTGCAGCACCGAGAAGTACAGGGCAATGAGTCCGACCTCTTCATGAGCTACTTCCCACGTGGCCTTAAGTACCAG GAAGGCGGCGTGGAGTCAGCATTTCACAAGACCTCCCCAGGGGCCACCCCGGCTGCCATCAAGAAACTCTACCAGGTGAAGGGCAAGAAGAATATCCGTGCCACCGAGCGGGCGCTGAGCTGGGACAGCTTCAACACAGGGGACTGCTTCATCCTGGACCTGGGCCAG aACATCTTCGTCTGGTGTGGTGCAAAGTCCAACATCCTGGAGCGAAACAAGGCGCGGGACCTGGCGCTGGCCATTCGGGACAGCGAGCGCCAGGGCAAGGCCCAGGTGGAGATTGTCACCGATGGGGAGGAGCCTGCCGACATGATCCAG GTCCTGGGCCCCAAGCCCGCTCTGAAGGAGGGCGACCCTGAGGAAGACCTCACAGCTGACCGGACAAACGCCCAGGCTGCGGCTCTGTATAAG GTCTCTGATGCCACTGGACAGATGAGCCTGACCAAGGTGGCCGACTCCAGCCCCTTTGCCCTCGAGATGCTGATACCCGACGACTGCTTTGTGCTGGACAACGGGCTCTGCAGCAAGATCTACATCTGGAAGG GGCGCAAAGCTAACGAGAAGGAACGGCAGGCGGCCCTGCAAGTGGCTGAGGACTTCATCGCTCGCATGCGGTATGCCCCAAACACTCAG GTGGAGATTCTGCCCCAGGGCCGCGAGAGTCCCATCTTCAAGCAATTCTTCAAGGACTGGAAATGA
- the SH2D6 gene encoding SH2 domain-containing protein 6 isoform X5 has product MTAGTKDLRKDKLSRSKARLGPPLPPPRCAVSHPDSPAWRKDDPCPSPLSAPGTWRRRHPLPEAQEEEEEEEDKYELPPCKALLRHLAPAHLPGTEEDSLYLDHSGPLSPPMLPPPPPPPPPQPQPEVMNNLPTCPTPGYHLPPKAAWSPPEATKQSWPFGRRELGAPDRAVPGPGKQPEEDIYLDCEPSPVPALPHTLSSPVLRPPVPLPRTSVGPRPTTAPHEARNGASNATSKGRRASLCSVAATQNASAAEEGDLLGQPWYSGNCDRHAVESALLRRQKDGAYTVRPSSGPRGSQPFTLAVLLHGRVFNIPIRRLDGGRHYALGREGRNHEELFSSVAAMVQHYLQHPLPLVDRHSGSRQLTCLLFPTKP; this is encoded by the exons ATGACAGCAGGCACAAAGGATTTAAGAAAA GACAAGCTCAGCAGGAGCAAGGCCAG GTTGGGGCCACCCCTTCCACCCCCAAGATGTGCAG TCTCCCATCCAGACTCCCCAGCTTGGAGAAAAGATGACCCCTGCCCATCTCCTCTGTCTGCCCCAGGGACCTGGAGACGCAGG catcccctcccagaagcccaggaggaggaggaagaagaggaggataaATATGAGCTGCCCCCCTGTAAGGCTCTGCTCCGCCACCTAGCCCCCGCCCACCTTCCTGGCACTGAGGAGGACTCTTTGTACTTGG ATCACTCTGGCCCCCTGAGCCCTCCCATGttaccaccaccaccgccaccaccgccacCGCAGCCCCAGCCGGAGGTGATGAACaacctccccacctgccccaccccaggctaCCATCTCCCA CCCAAGGCAGCGTGGAGCCCGCCGGAGGCCACAAAGCAGAGCTGGCCCTTTGGGAGGCGAG aGCTGGGTGCACCAGACCGGGCG GTGCCGGGCCCAGGAAAGCAGCCCGAGGAGGACATATACCTAGATTGTGAGCCCAGTCCAG TCCCGGCCTTGCCTCACACTCTGAGCTCCCCAGTCCTGAGGCCCCCAGTCCCTCTACCAAGGACATCAGTGGGGCCCAG GCCCACCACAGCCCCCCATGAAGCTCGGAAT GGAGCGTCGAATGCCACCTCTAAAG GAAGGAGAGCCTCTCTTTGCTCTGTAGCTGCCACCCAGAATGCCTCAGCTGCCGAg gaAGGCGATCTGCTGGGCCAGCCTTGGTACTCAGGGAACTGTGACCGCCACGCTGTTGAGAGTGCCCTGCTCCGACGCCAAAAG GACGGGGCCTACACCGTGCGCCCCAGCTCAGGCCCTCGTGGTTCTCAGCCCTTCACCCTGGCAGTACTTCTCCACGGCCGGGTCTTCAACATTCCCATCCGCCGGCTGGATGGCGGGCGCCACTACGCCCTGGGCCGGGAAGGCAGGAACCACGAGGAG CTCTTCTCCTCCGTGGCCGCCATGGTCCAGCACTACCTGCAGCACCCCCTACCGCTCGTGGACAGACACAGCGGCAGCCGGCAGCTCACCTGCCTGCTCTTCCCCACCAAGCCCTGA
- the SH2D6 gene encoding SH2 domain-containing protein 6 isoform X6: MTAGTKDLRKDKLSRSKARLGPPLPPPRCADSPAWRKDDPCPSPLSAPGTWRRRHPLPEAQEEEEEEEDKYELPPCKALLRHLAPAHLPGTEEDSLYLDHSGPLSPPMLPPPPPPPPPQPQPEVMNNLPTCPTPGYHLPPKAAWSPPEATKQSWPFGRRELGAPDRAVPGPGKQPEEDIYLDCEPSPVPALPHTLSSPVLRPPVPLPRTSVGPRPTTAPHEARNGASNATSKGRRASLCSVAATQNASAAEEGDLLGQPWYSGNCDRHAVESALLRRQKDGAYTVRPSSGPRGSQPFTLAVLLHGRVFNIPIRRLDGGRHYALGREGRNHEELFSSVAAMVQHYLQHPLPLVDRHSGSRQLTCLLFPTKP; the protein is encoded by the exons ATGACAGCAGGCACAAAGGATTTAAGAAAA GACAAGCTCAGCAGGAGCAAGGCCAG GTTGGGGCCACCCCTTCCACCCCCAAGATGTGCAG ACTCCCCAGCTTGGAGAAAAGATGACCCCTGCCCATCTCCTCTGTCTGCCCCAGGGACCTGGAGACGCAGG catcccctcccagaagcccaggaggaggaggaagaagaggaggataaATATGAGCTGCCCCCCTGTAAGGCTCTGCTCCGCCACCTAGCCCCCGCCCACCTTCCTGGCACTGAGGAGGACTCTTTGTACTTGG ATCACTCTGGCCCCCTGAGCCCTCCCATGttaccaccaccaccgccaccaccgccacCGCAGCCCCAGCCGGAGGTGATGAACaacctccccacctgccccaccccaggctaCCATCTCCCA CCCAAGGCAGCGTGGAGCCCGCCGGAGGCCACAAAGCAGAGCTGGCCCTTTGGGAGGCGAG aGCTGGGTGCACCAGACCGGGCG GTGCCGGGCCCAGGAAAGCAGCCCGAGGAGGACATATACCTAGATTGTGAGCCCAGTCCAG TCCCGGCCTTGCCTCACACTCTGAGCTCCCCAGTCCTGAGGCCCCCAGTCCCTCTACCAAGGACATCAGTGGGGCCCAG GCCCACCACAGCCCCCCATGAAGCTCGGAAT GGAGCGTCGAATGCCACCTCTAAAG GAAGGAGAGCCTCTCTTTGCTCTGTAGCTGCCACCCAGAATGCCTCAGCTGCCGAg gaAGGCGATCTGCTGGGCCAGCCTTGGTACTCAGGGAACTGTGACCGCCACGCTGTTGAGAGTGCCCTGCTCCGACGCCAAAAG GACGGGGCCTACACCGTGCGCCCCAGCTCAGGCCCTCGTGGTTCTCAGCCCTTCACCCTGGCAGTACTTCTCCACGGCCGGGTCTTCAACATTCCCATCCGCCGGCTGGATGGCGGGCGCCACTACGCCCTGGGCCGGGAAGGCAGGAACCACGAGGAG CTCTTCTCCTCCGTGGCCGCCATGGTCCAGCACTACCTGCAGCACCCCCTACCGCTCGTGGACAGACACAGCGGCAGCCGGCAGCTCACCTGCCTGCTCTTCCCCACCAAGCCCTGA
- the SH2D6 gene encoding SH2 domain-containing protein 6 isoform X3, producing MTAGTKDLRKDKLSRSKARLGPPLPPPRCAVSHPDSPAWRKDDPCPSPLSAPGTWRRRHPLPEAQEEEEEEEDKYELPPCKALLRHLAPAHLPGTEEDSLYLDHSGPLSPPMLPPPPPPPPPQPQPEVMNNLPTCPTPGYHLPPKAAWSPPEATKQSWPFGRRELGAPDRAVPGPGKQPEEDIYLDCEPSPVPALPHTLSSPVLRPPVPLPRTSVGPRPTTAPHEARNGASNATSKGSAPNQEAPNLYLKITPHLEVTRGLAGRRASLCSVAATQNASAAEEGDLLGQPWYSGNCDRHAVESALLRRQKPFTLAVLLHGRVFNIPIRRLDGGRHYALGREGRNHEELFSSVAAMVQHYLQHPLPLVDRHSGSRQLTCLLFPTKP from the exons ATGACAGCAGGCACAAAGGATTTAAGAAAA GACAAGCTCAGCAGGAGCAAGGCCAG GTTGGGGCCACCCCTTCCACCCCCAAGATGTGCAG TCTCCCATCCAGACTCCCCAGCTTGGAGAAAAGATGACCCCTGCCCATCTCCTCTGTCTGCCCCAGGGACCTGGAGACGCAGG catcccctcccagaagcccaggaggaggaggaagaagaggaggataaATATGAGCTGCCCCCCTGTAAGGCTCTGCTCCGCCACCTAGCCCCCGCCCACCTTCCTGGCACTGAGGAGGACTCTTTGTACTTGG ATCACTCTGGCCCCCTGAGCCCTCCCATGttaccaccaccaccgccaccaccgccacCGCAGCCCCAGCCGGAGGTGATGAACaacctccccacctgccccaccccaggctaCCATCTCCCA CCCAAGGCAGCGTGGAGCCCGCCGGAGGCCACAAAGCAGAGCTGGCCCTTTGGGAGGCGAG aGCTGGGTGCACCAGACCGGGCG GTGCCGGGCCCAGGAAAGCAGCCCGAGGAGGACATATACCTAGATTGTGAGCCCAGTCCAG TCCCGGCCTTGCCTCACACTCTGAGCTCCCCAGTCCTGAGGCCCCCAGTCCCTCTACCAAGGACATCAGTGGGGCCCAG GCCCACCACAGCCCCCCATGAAGCTCGGAAT GGAGCGTCGAATGCCACCTCTAAAG GGTCTGCACCAAATCAGGAAGCTCCCAACCTGTACCTTAAAATCACTCCTCACTTGGAGGTCACGCGTGGCCTAGCCG GAAGGAGAGCCTCTCTTTGCTCTGTAGCTGCCACCCAGAATGCCTCAGCTGCCGAg gaAGGCGATCTGCTGGGCCAGCCTTGGTACTCAGGGAACTGTGACCGCCACGCTGTTGAGAGTGCCCTGCTCCGACGCCAAAAG CCCTTCACCCTGGCAGTACTTCTCCACGGCCGGGTCTTCAACATTCCCATCCGCCGGCTGGATGGCGGGCGCCACTACGCCCTGGGCCGGGAAGGCAGGAACCACGAGGAG CTCTTCTCCTCCGTGGCCGCCATGGTCCAGCACTACCTGCAGCACCCCCTACCGCTCGTGGACAGACACAGCGGCAGCCGGCAGCTCACCTGCCTGCTCTTCCCCACCAAGCCCTGA